A single genomic interval of Stieleria maiorica harbors:
- a CDS encoding Ig-like domain-containing protein, with translation MTAEKRMRRSILMQRLERRQLLHAAGVITGNVFWDSDGDGSRGAVEAGVPGVVVDLSSGDGAVSRSAITDNRGNYAFDELEHGEYRISKRAMRAVESATDVAVRSLTLEDGATVNVDPFAQQAMRPEFITIGWFFASSPPESELVRRAIALGEELDGHFALAESIRSGGQQAPVDVNEPPLTQVDSYQTDVNEPLSVGVNAGVLANDFDRDGDPLTALIVSQPDHGTVVLNSNGAFTYVPETDFVGVDTFTYRAGDGRSDSGVTTVTITVTDPSDSNQIPTADGDSYEVSENTSLVINAAGGVLANDRDADGDALTAQLVTQPSNGTLSLNSDGSFTYQPNAAFFGTDSFTYVASDGIATSGAASVSIRVAPVDDGTAFASVTTGSFTDPSLLGTRTDLVAGAPAITANHVDGEIDYSNHSNPPTYGDHHGFDPNGTDSNPGITPRPTGIYTTEQPDEDLIHNLEHGHVWISYNPNLISTADIAALEQLVRDGTGDANGNGVGVILTPRAANDDAIALASWARLLTLDQYAPSTIRDFVNTNRGKAPEGFITP, from the coding sequence ATGACTGCAGAGAAAAGGATGCGCCGCTCGATTTTGATGCAACGATTGGAGCGGCGGCAACTGCTACACGCCGCGGGCGTGATCACCGGAAATGTCTTTTGGGATTCTGACGGCGATGGCAGTCGTGGCGCCGTGGAGGCGGGCGTTCCCGGCGTCGTGGTCGATTTGTCCTCCGGCGACGGGGCGGTCAGCCGATCGGCGATCACCGACAATCGTGGCAATTACGCGTTTGACGAACTTGAGCACGGGGAGTATCGAATCAGCAAACGGGCGATGCGGGCGGTCGAGTCGGCGACCGATGTCGCGGTCAGAAGTTTAACATTGGAAGACGGTGCGACCGTCAACGTGGATCCCTTCGCCCAGCAAGCGATGCGTCCGGAGTTTATCACCATCGGCTGGTTCTTTGCGTCGTCTCCGCCGGAATCGGAACTGGTTCGCCGGGCGATCGCATTGGGAGAGGAATTGGACGGGCATTTCGCGTTGGCCGAGTCGATACGATCCGGCGGTCAGCAAGCACCTGTTGACGTGAACGAGCCACCTCTCACTCAGGTCGACAGCTATCAAACGGATGTCAATGAGCCGTTGAGTGTCGGTGTAAACGCTGGGGTGTTGGCAAACGATTTTGACCGGGACGGTGATCCGCTGACCGCGTTGATCGTCTCGCAACCCGACCACGGAACGGTCGTGCTGAATTCCAACGGAGCGTTTACCTACGTTCCGGAAACGGATTTTGTCGGCGTGGACACCTTCACCTACCGGGCCGGAGACGGCCGATCCGATTCCGGGGTGACCACGGTCACGATCACGGTCACCGATCCGTCGGATTCCAACCAGATTCCCACCGCCGACGGCGATTCGTATGAAGTCAGCGAGAACACGTCGCTGGTGATCAATGCGGCCGGTGGGGTGCTTGCCAACGATCGCGATGCCGATGGCGACGCGTTGACCGCCCAACTCGTGACGCAGCCGAGCAACGGGACGCTCTCGTTGAATTCGGACGGATCATTCACGTATCAGCCGAACGCAGCGTTCTTTGGGACCGATTCGTTTACCTATGTCGCAAGCGATGGGATCGCAACCTCTGGCGCGGCCAGCGTTTCAATCAGGGTGGCGCCCGTCGACGACGGAACCGCATTCGCTTCAGTCACGACGGGCTCCTTCACCGATCCGAGTCTGTTAGGGACACGTACCGACCTTGTCGCCGGGGCACCGGCAATCACCGCCAATCATGTCGACGGCGAGATCGACTACTCAAACCATTCCAACCCACCGACCTACGGTGACCACCACGGGTTTGATCCCAACGGTACAGATTCCAATCCTGGAATCACGCCGCGTCCGACAGGCATCTATACGACCGAGCAGCCTGACGAAGATCTGATTCATAACCTCGAACACGGTCACGTCTGGATCAGCTACAACCCGAACCTGATCTCTACCGCCGACATCGCCGCATTGGAGCAACTCGTTCGCGACGGAACCGGCGACGCCAATGGCAACGGAGTCGGCGTGATTCTGACGCCGCGTGCGGCCAACGACGACGCGATTGCCCTTGCCTCCTGGGCGCGATTGCTCACGCTCGATCAGTACGCTCCATCCACGATTCGCGATTTCGTGAATACCAATCGCGGCAAAGCGCCGGAAGGGTTTATCACACCTTAG
- a CDS encoding BBP7 family outer membrane beta-barrel protein, whose translation MHGFPPESPVCCDAAWCSDCDTRQIRPRQRATESYWVDVDYLNWDLRGIDVPVLVSTSPSGTLQEDAGVLGDASTSVLVGNRALADGEQSGGSVSLGFWLDRSQQIGLEYTYTGLGDHTESFRASSDSSTILARPFFNVAEHREDARLLGFPNTLSGDVQIDASTEYFAQEILLLYPVSRHRRWQINFAAGYRTTELNDSLAINDSSLVLSGITAGTSINISEQFESRNEFHGFEGGLLTRIQLPLDWRLEIDAKVAFGETDHSNRMIARTVTTTASGQSASSESGLLVQPSNLGTHATSSYSVQHDLAIMLRRNLGWGVSGNIGYSIHHWTDVTRAGDQIDRQINPTQIPPGTLSGAARPSVNEVTSDFIAQGLTAGIEWTW comes from the coding sequence ATGCATGGATTCCCACCCGAATCGCCGGTCTGCTGCGATGCCGCGTGGTGCTCGGACTGCGATACACGACAGATCCGCCCACGACAGCGAGCGACTGAATCCTACTGGGTCGATGTTGACTATTTGAATTGGGATTTGCGGGGAATCGATGTTCCCGTGTTGGTTTCGACCAGCCCATCGGGAACACTCCAAGAGGACGCGGGGGTACTGGGCGACGCATCAACAAGCGTCCTGGTTGGCAATCGCGCACTCGCCGACGGTGAACAGTCGGGCGGAAGCGTCTCGTTGGGTTTTTGGTTGGATCGCAGCCAGCAAATCGGACTGGAATACACGTACACCGGACTGGGGGATCACACCGAGTCATTCCGGGCTTCCAGTGATTCGTCGACCATCCTGGCGCGGCCTTTTTTCAATGTCGCGGAGCACCGAGAAGACGCCAGATTGCTCGGTTTTCCGAACACGCTGTCGGGCGATGTTCAAATCGACGCTTCCACGGAGTATTTCGCACAAGAGATCCTGCTCCTGTACCCCGTTTCACGCCATCGTCGCTGGCAGATCAACTTTGCCGCCGGTTACCGCACCACTGAACTCAACGATTCATTGGCGATCAACGATTCATCGCTGGTGCTGTCGGGGATCACGGCGGGCACGTCGATCAATATTTCGGAGCAGTTCGAATCACGAAATGAGTTTCACGGCTTCGAAGGCGGACTGTTAACGAGGATTCAGTTGCCACTTGACTGGAGGTTGGAGATTGACGCAAAAGTGGCTTTCGGAGAAACCGATCACTCCAATCGCATGATTGCCCGGACGGTCACGACAACGGCATCGGGGCAATCCGCTTCGAGCGAAAGCGGATTGCTGGTGCAGCCATCGAACCTCGGCACGCACGCGACGTCCTCCTACAGTGTCCAACACGACTTGGCGATCATGTTGCGTCGGAACCTAGGCTGGGGTGTTTCAGGGAACATCGGGTATTCGATCCATCATTGGACCGATGTCACTCGTGCCGGAGATCAGATTGACCGACAGATCAATCCGACTCAGATCCCTCCCGGGACTCTTTCCGGTGCGGCCCGCCCCAGCGTGAACGAGGTGACGAGCGACTTCATCGCACAGGGTCTGACGGCGGGAATCGAGTGGACTTGGTAG
- a CDS encoding TolC family protein, whose translation MGFSFPTHRIAAGSALVAVVVCACGVGCARLVSGTSDADDLATYLTTVADPALDPATDETPEIRLVEHAEPVETPDDGPEPDHAIEGDHENDQEAVIPVSDALSLEEVVAQARLRHPRVIAAKRLIDQAESQVRLAASRQNPEFVLDLDTPVHDDQDATELSTRLTFPIGQTPAIRLRVRAARAEVARADASYQQTLRSVIDDALSAAIDLSFLEARAELDRQAYQLALRRHALLAPGRNSGDAAENLVDHVNAANAVRQAAQDRFTSRRRLSLARNRLAEAIGMDPQTELEEVQTLSVESLLGECSASLPPLRDVIDAAIGASEELLAADWATRRGWIEHQQARLSPLSMEMGPRYQDRLGRNDDTVGVRFQSDLPIHDDGRAGVAATSINAQLLEDQSRLKRHQIIHALARDYRELESIAAQLEHDRVDSIVAELERVLRAQDTQDVLTGQQVLRIEQAILDHRRDQLDLEYRCAVLRSKLRLDATGGEAY comes from the coding sequence TTGGGTTTTTCTTTCCCCACGCATCGAATCGCAGCCGGCTCTGCCCTGGTGGCAGTGGTCGTGTGCGCGTGCGGTGTCGGCTGTGCCCGTTTGGTGTCGGGAACCAGCGACGCAGATGACCTGGCGACGTATTTGACAACGGTCGCGGATCCTGCGCTCGACCCGGCGACCGACGAGACGCCGGAAATCCGATTGGTCGAACATGCCGAGCCCGTCGAGACGCCGGACGATGGTCCGGAACCGGATCACGCGATCGAGGGCGACCACGAGAACGACCAGGAAGCTGTCATTCCGGTCTCCGACGCGTTGAGTCTTGAGGAGGTGGTCGCGCAGGCCCGGTTGCGACACCCTCGGGTGATTGCGGCCAAGCGTTTGATTGATCAGGCCGAGTCGCAGGTGCGTCTTGCCGCGTCCCGTCAGAACCCCGAATTCGTTCTGGATCTCGATACGCCCGTCCACGACGACCAGGACGCGACGGAGCTGTCCACGCGGTTGACGTTTCCGATCGGTCAAACACCGGCGATCAGATTGCGGGTCCGCGCTGCCAGGGCAGAAGTGGCCCGGGCGGACGCTTCCTATCAGCAGACCTTGCGCAGCGTGATTGACGATGCGTTGTCGGCGGCGATCGATTTGAGTTTCTTGGAAGCGAGAGCCGAATTGGACCGGCAAGCCTACCAATTGGCGTTGCGACGCCACGCGCTTTTGGCACCCGGCAGGAATTCAGGCGACGCGGCTGAGAATCTGGTCGACCATGTCAACGCCGCAAACGCAGTCCGGCAGGCGGCCCAAGACCGGTTCACATCCCGACGCCGTTTGTCGTTGGCCCGCAACCGTCTGGCCGAGGCAATCGGGATGGATCCGCAAACCGAACTGGAGGAGGTGCAAACGCTGTCGGTTGAGTCACTGCTGGGTGAGTGCTCGGCTTCCTTGCCACCGCTAAGAGACGTGATCGACGCCGCCATCGGGGCATCAGAAGAATTGCTTGCGGCCGATTGGGCGACACGCCGGGGGTGGATCGAGCACCAACAGGCTCGGTTGTCGCCACTGTCGATGGAAATGGGGCCGCGCTACCAGGACCGCCTCGGACGCAATGACGATACCGTGGGCGTCCGCTTTCAGTCCGATCTGCCGATTCACGACGACGGTCGGGCCGGCGTCGCGGCGACATCCATCAATGCCCAACTGTTGGAGGACCAGTCGCGACTGAAACGTCACCAAATCATTCATGCGCTCGCGCGCGACTATCGTGAATTGGAATCGATTGCCGCACAACTGGAACATGATCGTGTGGACTCGATCGTTGCCGAACTGGAACGTGTGCTTCGCGCCCAGGACACGCAAGACGTGTTGACCGGCCAGCAGGTGCTTCGAATCGAGCAAGCGATCTTGGATCACCGCCGCGATCAGTTGGACTTGGAATACCGCTGTGCGGTGTTGCGATCCAAACTACGGCTCGACGCGACCGGCGGCGAGGCCTATTGA
- a CDS encoding TonB-dependent receptor has product MLRNRQPLQHSDPIDTHQKALDVNLDPRRYGTFAEIGAGQEVVRWFFRVGGGAGTIAKSMSAYDMKVSDAIYGRAARYVCRERLQAMLDYEHKLNLDRLSDVRGETTTFFTFADTVSARNYHGTNACHGWMGIKFQAHPQDDDSQIIIHVRMLDDEAALQQEALGIVGVNLVHGAFALHHEPELLVASLLDGLSTSRIEIDMIEFSGIAFRHVDNRLMSLKLVELGLSGAAMFAASGEVLQPSEFFYRKAILVERGSFRPVCNVNLDMLHSAGQQFSKHPNVVGKEVVPVMELTMNNLKAAGEIDLSDFLARADVMAACGMPVMISDYFQYYRLAAYLSRYTKEKIAITMGAGSLLELFDEQYYTGLQGGILESFGRMFKNGLQVYCYPMLDAETGDLMTCDNMKIDPQLQHLFAYLRDCGGIIDVQNYDPACLKVRSRDVLEKIKSGDPAWESMVPEAVTEVIKRKCYFDYEPCEALEGI; this is encoded by the coding sequence ATGCTCCGAAACCGTCAGCCTCTCCAGCACTCTGATCCCATCGACACCCACCAGAAGGCGTTGGACGTCAACCTGGATCCCCGTCGCTACGGCACCTTTGCCGAAATCGGCGCCGGCCAAGAAGTCGTGCGTTGGTTCTTCCGCGTCGGTGGCGGCGCCGGCACGATCGCCAAAAGCATGTCGGCTTATGACATGAAGGTCAGCGACGCGATCTACGGCCGCGCCGCACGCTATGTCTGCCGCGAACGCTTGCAGGCCATGCTGGACTACGAACACAAATTGAACTTGGACCGATTGAGCGACGTCCGCGGCGAAACGACGACCTTCTTCACCTTTGCCGATACGGTTTCGGCGCGAAACTATCACGGCACCAATGCCTGCCACGGTTGGATGGGCATCAAATTCCAAGCCCACCCGCAAGACGACGACAGCCAGATCATCATCCATGTTCGCATGCTGGATGACGAAGCCGCCCTGCAACAGGAAGCCCTCGGAATCGTCGGCGTCAACCTGGTCCACGGCGCGTTCGCCTTACACCACGAGCCGGAATTGCTGGTCGCCTCGCTGCTGGACGGATTGTCGACCTCGCGGATCGAGATCGACATGATCGAATTCTCGGGCATCGCCTTTCGACACGTCGACAATCGCCTGATGAGTCTGAAACTGGTCGAACTGGGACTCAGCGGCGCCGCCATGTTTGCCGCCAGCGGAGAAGTGTTGCAACCGTCGGAGTTCTTTTACCGCAAAGCCATCCTGGTCGAACGCGGGAGTTTTCGCCCGGTTTGCAACGTCAACCTGGACATGCTGCACAGCGCCGGCCAGCAATTCTCCAAACACCCCAACGTCGTCGGCAAGGAAGTGGTTCCCGTGATGGAACTGACGATGAACAACTTGAAAGCCGCCGGTGAGATCGACCTGAGCGACTTTCTGGCGCGGGCCGACGTGATGGCCGCCTGCGGAATGCCGGTGATGATCTCCGACTACTTTCAGTACTATCGACTTGCCGCTTACCTGTCGCGGTACACCAAAGAAAAGATCGCGATCACGATGGGAGCCGGCAGCCTGCTGGAACTGTTCGACGAACAATACTACACCGGACTGCAAGGCGGCATCCTGGAATCCTTCGGACGCATGTTCAAGAACGGATTGCAGGTCTACTGCTACCCCATGCTAGATGCCGAGACCGGCGATCTGATGACCTGTGACAACATGAAAATCGATCCGCAACTTCAACACCTGTTTGCGTACCTGCGTGACTGCGGTGGCATCATCGACGTCCAAAACTACGATCCGGCCTGCTTGAAAGTGCGTTCGAGAGACGTGCTGGAAAAAATCAAATCGGGCGATCCGGCCTGGGAGTCGATGGTCCCCGAGGCCGTCACCGAAGTGATCAAACGCAAGTGCTACTTCGATTACGAACCCTGCGAGGCGCTGGAAGGCATTTGA
- a CDS encoding HlyD family efflux transporter periplasmic adaptor subunit gives MHDNADPIPVPWSNRIRLLLTQQLQGWLFVASVIAVTALWFGDRPRLVLPGQVEMVRVVVPASRDGILTTTQAPLARFDRVRQGVTPLAQIDVTDALLEMQTLTAQRSQLLAELESQRQTIRLETMRWRWESDQERRQRVDQSLQRERTRQSAREHVDQLTSETNRTDQQIRALAVRRRENQASLRQAEIAVQSALTRRDRVDRMIRLRLSPATERESIARELALQQTSLHTAQELETMLENDAAELDQQLAATSKRLADASEQLKTLQDDSSIDIASEPAVDIDDASQGVDSQAMLEPYVQAIAAHDAKIRELANRISANEILAPVSGTVAEIHQRPGTFVRRGDPLMTIASDQRRWIVAYVDQADRASVQSETPVQIRIDGTDTFVTTSTIAELGNQFESVPIQLRRDANVDQWGVPIKVPIPPGIPVTPGQRVELLIQ, from the coding sequence ATGCATGACAACGCCGACCCGATTCCCGTTCCCTGGTCCAATCGCATCCGTCTGTTATTGACCCAGCAGCTTCAAGGCTGGCTATTTGTCGCAAGCGTGATCGCGGTGACCGCCCTCTGGTTCGGCGACCGTCCACGCCTGGTGTTGCCGGGACAAGTCGAAATGGTCCGCGTGGTCGTCCCGGCGTCGCGAGACGGCATCCTGACAACCACGCAGGCCCCCCTGGCCCGGTTTGACCGAGTCCGCCAAGGTGTCACGCCGCTGGCGCAAATCGACGTCACCGATGCCCTGTTGGAAATGCAAACGCTGACCGCCCAGCGGAGTCAATTGCTGGCCGAATTGGAATCACAGCGACAAACGATCCGTCTGGAAACCATGCGCTGGCGATGGGAATCCGATCAAGAACGCCGTCAACGCGTTGATCAATCGCTGCAACGTGAGCGCACAAGACAATCGGCACGAGAACACGTCGACCAACTGACCAGCGAAACGAACCGGACGGACCAGCAAATCCGCGCCCTCGCCGTCCGCCGCCGCGAAAATCAAGCCTCCCTCCGTCAAGCCGAAATCGCCGTCCAATCCGCCCTCACACGGCGTGATCGCGTCGACCGCATGATTCGATTGCGGCTCAGCCCGGCGACAGAGCGTGAAAGCATCGCCCGGGAACTCGCGCTGCAACAGACCTCACTGCACACGGCACAAGAACTCGAAACGATGCTCGAGAACGACGCCGCTGAATTGGATCAACAATTGGCTGCGACAAGCAAACGGCTTGCCGATGCCTCCGAGCAGCTGAAAACGCTGCAAGACGATTCGTCCATCGACATCGCATCCGAACCTGCAGTCGACATCGATGATGCGTCCCAAGGGGTCGACTCCCAAGCGATGCTCGAACCCTACGTCCAAGCGATCGCCGCCCACGATGCCAAGATTCGTGAATTGGCCAACCGGATCTCGGCGAACGAAATCCTGGCCCCGGTCAGCGGCACGGTTGCAGAAATCCACCAGCGACCGGGAACCTTTGTCCGCCGCGGCGATCCCCTGATGACCATCGCATCGGATCAACGTCGTTGGATCGTCGCGTATGTTGACCAGGCCGATCGAGCCAGCGTTCAATCGGAAACCCCGGTTCAAATCCGCATCGACGGGACCGACACCTTTGTAACGACATCGACGATCGCGGAGCTGGGCAATCAATTCGAAAGCGTCCCCATCCAACTGCGTCGGGACGCCAACGTCGACCAGTGGGGCGTGCCGATCAAAGTCCCGATCCCTCCGGGAATCCCCGTCACACCCGGCCAGCGCGTCGAATTGCTGATTCAATAG
- a CDS encoding response regulator transcription factor, with amino-acid sequence MSWQQQVIFVVDDDERARESVCALVSSMGLESMAFASAEDFLAYYTKDKPGCLVTDIRMLGMSGLELQAELSDMGSLLPVIVLTAFATTPVTVQAIQRGAITLLDKPYVDDDLWNAIRKALAQDARKRVEEAHRQAIRERINELTPSERTVLSYVVAGKPNKVIANRLDVSVRTVENRRSEIYTKLQAESVVDLVRMVIEADMLDT; translated from the coding sequence ATGTCTTGGCAGCAACAGGTCATATTTGTCGTCGATGACGATGAACGCGCCAGGGAATCGGTTTGTGCCTTGGTCAGTTCGATGGGCTTGGAGTCGATGGCCTTTGCGTCGGCCGAAGACTTTCTGGCGTATTACACGAAGGACAAACCGGGATGCTTGGTCACCGATATCCGCATGCTGGGGATGAGCGGGTTGGAGTTGCAGGCGGAACTGAGCGATATGGGGTCGTTGTTGCCGGTGATCGTCTTGACCGCGTTTGCGACAACGCCGGTCACCGTCCAGGCGATCCAGCGTGGCGCGATCACGTTGCTGGACAAACCCTATGTCGATGACGATCTCTGGAATGCGATCCGCAAAGCGCTGGCCCAAGATGCGCGCAAGCGCGTCGAGGAGGCGCACCGCCAAGCGATTCGGGAACGGATCAATGAACTAACACCGTCTGAACGCACGGTGTTGTCCTACGTGGTCGCCGGCAAACCCAATAAGGTGATTGCCAATCGTCTTGACGTCAGTGTCCGAACCGTCGAGAACCGACGCAGTGAGATCTATACCAAGTTGCAAGCCGAATCGGTGGTCGACCTGGTGCGGATGGTGATC
- a CDS encoding polyphosphate polymerase domain-containing protein: MHFKASHDAIQSSRSELKFTIDPRQATAITDYLGARLRPDPHAVPGGYPVCSVYLDSADDLLMRQTNQGLRNRFKLRVRIYNDDPRQPAYLEIKRREGSAVKKQRCPVDRTIAATILSTQQGAVRPPATSAGDPKTQQQWLAFQEFCRLRDMISAIGTTYVYYRREAFVSPHNTDWRATFDRQLVASPYVPGSPLRIPTDVVPAGGEQTVVFELKFTDRFPNWMRDLVQTFNLVAGPFPKYVTCRQCITPQRSDAPNDSPAVVPNRPSPITTAGAVPSKFPQRRRTNPTGRS; encoded by the coding sequence ATGCACTTCAAGGCATCGCACGACGCGATTCAATCGAGCCGCTCCGAGCTGAAATTCACGATCGATCCGCGGCAAGCGACTGCCATCACCGACTACCTGGGCGCTCGGCTCAGACCCGACCCCCATGCCGTCCCCGGCGGCTATCCGGTCTGCAGCGTGTACCTGGATAGTGCCGACGACCTGCTGATGCGACAGACCAACCAGGGCCTTCGCAATCGATTCAAGCTGCGGGTGCGAATTTACAACGATGACCCGCGGCAACCCGCCTACTTGGAAATCAAACGCCGCGAAGGCAGCGCGGTCAAGAAACAACGCTGCCCGGTCGATCGCACCATTGCCGCCACGATTCTATCGACACAGCAGGGCGCGGTCCGTCCGCCGGCGACGTCGGCGGGCGATCCAAAAACACAACAGCAGTGGCTTGCGTTCCAGGAATTCTGTCGCCTGCGCGACATGATTTCCGCGATCGGAACGACGTACGTGTATTACCGGCGAGAAGCCTTTGTCTCGCCGCACAACACCGATTGGCGAGCGACGTTTGACCGCCAACTGGTTGCCAGCCCCTACGTGCCGGGATCACCGTTACGAATTCCGACCGACGTGGTCCCCGCGGGCGGAGAGCAGACCGTCGTGTTTGAGCTGAAATTCACCGACCGTTTCCCCAACTGGATGCGAGATCTGGTGCAAACCTTCAACTTAGTGGCCGGGCCGTTCCCGAAGTACGTCACGTGTCGCCAGTGCATCACGCCCCAGCGCAGTGATGCGCCAAACGATTCGCCTGCAGTCGTGCCGAATCGGCCGTCTCCTATCACCACCGCCGGTGCGGTGCCATCGAAATTCCCGCAGCGGCGACGAACCAATCCCACGGGGCGATCTTGA
- a CDS encoding DUF4956 domain-containing protein, which produces MSQWIDNLLRHDRPPSADFQSIVFAFLLAFVMGQIIGWVYQRTHRGLSYSQSFTASMVVMPVLVAMMMLLMADNMTIAFGLLAVFAVVRFRNVLKDTRDTIFVLWAIVEGMAVGTGRSSLAVIGCVFVAALMFYLAITQYGARTSFDTIVNLMVIDDAGEINESIDRVLARHSLTTQLASIQELTPGNLDATYRLRMRDPSKRMQLESELRAIDQIDRISIFVHDDESEV; this is translated from the coding sequence ATGTCTCAGTGGATCGACAATCTTCTGCGTCATGATCGTCCGCCGTCGGCGGACTTTCAATCGATCGTGTTCGCCTTCCTGCTGGCATTCGTCATGGGCCAGATCATCGGCTGGGTCTATCAACGAACCCATCGTGGTCTGTCGTATTCGCAATCGTTCACCGCCAGCATGGTCGTGATGCCGGTGCTGGTGGCCATGATGATGTTGTTGATGGCCGACAACATGACCATCGCGTTCGGTTTGCTCGCGGTGTTTGCCGTCGTTCGGTTTCGCAACGTCCTCAAAGACACCCGCGATACGATTTTCGTGTTGTGGGCGATCGTCGAAGGCATGGCCGTCGGCACCGGACGATCGTCTTTGGCAGTGATCGGCTGTGTCTTTGTCGCCGCGCTGATGTTCTATCTGGCGATCACCCAGTACGGCGCCCGCACCAGTTTCGACACGATCGTCAACTTGATGGTCATCGACGATGCCGGCGAAATCAACGAGAGCATCGACCGCGTGCTGGCCCGACACAGCCTGACGACCCAGTTGGCATCGATTCAAGAACTCACCCCCGGCAATCTTGACGCGACCTATCGGTTGAGAATGCGAGACCCGTCCAAACGCATGCAGTTGGAATCCGAGTTGAGAGCGATCGACCAAATTGATCGCATTTCAATTTTCGTCCACGATGATGAATCGGAGGTCTAG